Proteins from one Peromyscus eremicus chromosome 8a, PerEre_H2_v1, whole genome shotgun sequence genomic window:
- the Ccr7 gene encoding C-C chemokine receptor type 7: MYSVICFVGLMGNGLVVLTYIYFKRLKTMTDTYLLNLAVADILFLLVLPFWAYSAAKSWIFGVYLCKGIFGIYKISFFSGMLLLLCISIDRYVAIVQAVSAHRHRARVLLISKLSCACIWMLALLLSTPELLYSGLQKSVSEDTWRCSLIPDHVETVITIQVAQMAIGFVVPLVVMSFCYLVIIRTLLQARNFERNKAIKVIIAVVVVFIVFQLPYNGVVLAKTVANFNITNSSCELSKQLDIAYDVTYSLACVRCCVNPFLYAFIGVKFRSDLFKLFKDLGCLSQEQLRQWSSCRHVRHTSMSMEAETTTTFSP; this comes from the coding sequence ATGTATTCAGTCATTTGCTTCGTGGGCCTGATGGGCAATGGGCTGGTGGTGTTGACATACATCTATTTCAAGAGGCTCAAGACCATGACAGACACCTACCTGCTCAACCTGGCCGTGGCCGACATCCTCTTCCTCCTGGTCCTCCCCTTCTGGGCCTATAGCGCAGCCAAGTCCTGGATCTTTGGTGTCTACCTGTGCAAGGGTATCTTTGGTATCTATAAAATCAGCTTCTTCAGCGGCATGCTGCTGCTCCTGTGCATCAGCAtcgaccgctatgtggccatcgtCCAGGCTGTGTCAGCCCACCGCCACCGGGCCCGGGTGCTTCTCATCAGCAAGCTGTCCTGTGCTTGTATCTGGATGTTGGCCTTATTGCTTTCCACCCCAGAGCTGCTCTACAGCGGCCTCCAGAAGAGCGTCAGTGAGGACACGTGGAGATGCTCACTCATCCCTGACCATGTGGAAACCGTGATCACCATCCAAGTGGCCCAGATGGCTATTGGATTTGTCGTGCCTCTGGTGGTCATGAGTTTCTGCTACCTTGTCATCATCCGCACCCTGCTCCAGGCACGCAACTTCGAGCGGAACAAGGCCATCAAGGTGATCATTGCTGTAGTGGTGGTCTTCATAGTCTTCCAGCTGCCCTACAACGGGGTGGTCCTGGCCAAGACAGTGGCCAATTTCAACATCACCAACAGCAGCTGCGAGCTCAGCAAGCAGCTCGACATCGCCTACGACGTCACCTACAGCCTGGCCTGTGTCCGCTGCTGCGTCAACCCTTTCTTGTACGCCTTCATCGGCGTCAAGTTCCGCAGTGACCTCTTCAAGCTCTTCAAAGACTTGGGCTGCCTCAGCCAGGAGCAGCTCCGGCAGTGGTCCTCCTGCAGGCACGTGCGGCACACTTCCATGAGCATGGAGGCCGAGACCACCACCACCTTCTCCCCATAG